A stretch of the Cyprinus carpio isolate SPL01 chromosome B4, ASM1834038v1, whole genome shotgun sequence genome encodes the following:
- the LOC122136981 gene encoding soluble scavenger receptor cysteine-rich domain-containing protein SSC5D-like: MSVCDAAFDQQDAEVVCRELDCGAPVQVLGAAAFDKGDTQMWTQEIQCRGNESQIHMCPTSFRFTPKYNCSNKNSVGLLCTDLVNVRLVGGHSRCAGRVEILNRGQWGTVCGYGWDLVDAAVVCRELNCGEPVDALTDVEVGPGSGPIWMSGAMCTGSESTLKKCGSTTCDFNGVCHGKSAGVICSGNLKLNLLKRKKVMYVFIHSV, encoded by the exons atgtcagtgtgtgacgctgcctttgaccagcaggatgcagaggttgtgtgtagagagctggactgtggggctcctgtacaggtgctgggagcagctgcttttgacaaaggagacacccagatgtggacacaagagattcagtgcagaggaaatgaatctcagattcaTATGTGTCCAACGTCATTCAGATTTACACcaaaatacaactgttcaaataaaaacagcGTTGGACTACTGTGTACTG ACCTAGTAAATGTGAGGCtggttggtggtcacagtcgctgtgctggtagagtggagaTTCTtaatagaggtcagtggggaacagtgtgtggtTATGGCTGGGATTTGgttgatgctgcagtggtgtgtagagagttAAACTgcggagaacctgtagatgctctgaCTGATGTTGAAGTTGGACCTGGATCTGGACCAATCTGGATGAGTGGTGCAATGTGTACTGGATCTGAGTCCACACTGAAAAAGTGTGGATCAACCACATGTGATTTTAATGGTGTGTGTCATGGTAAGAGTGCTGGAGTCATCTGTTCAGGTAAcctaaaacttaatttattaaaaagaaaaaaagtaatgtatgttttcattcattcagtctaa